In Flavobacterium cerinum, one genomic interval encodes:
- a CDS encoding efflux RND transporter periplasmic adaptor subunit gives MKYPIITCLSLLALISCQDKEKKAEIKETFVLSNKMLQTTKTAPVTLEPLRNELNYYGKITTDNNKTIEVFPVVGGSVAKVYVELGDYVKKGQLLATIRSTEVADFEKELDDAKNDVIVAKNNLKVAQELFEGKLNAERDVLEAKSNYDKAKSQLQRIQETYKIYNIKSGAIYEVRSPLSGFIIQKDINENMLLRNDRSDNIFDIAEINDVWAIANVTESDINQIKLGENAAVTTLSYPDKVFNGKVDKIFNIIDPDTKAMKVLIKLNNPEYVLKPEMRASIKISYMESDKKMLAVPTSAVIFDKSKNFVVIYKDRNNIEARQVEVFRQVGAITYISSGINEGEKVMTQNQLLVYGALNE, from the coding sequence ATGAAATATCCAATAATAACCTGTCTGTCGCTATTGGCTTTAATTTCCTGCCAGGACAAAGAAAAAAAAGCGGAAATAAAGGAAACTTTTGTGTTGAGTAATAAAATGTTACAAACCACTAAAACCGCTCCCGTAACATTAGAACCGCTGCGTAACGAACTGAATTATTACGGAAAAATCACAACCGATAACAACAAAACGATCGAGGTATTCCCGGTTGTTGGCGGTAGCGTTGCTAAGGTATATGTGGAATTGGGTGATTATGTCAAAAAGGGACAATTATTAGCTACTATAAGAAGTACGGAAGTAGCTGATTTTGAAAAAGAACTGGACGATGCTAAAAACGATGTAATCGTAGCCAAAAACAACCTTAAAGTTGCTCAGGAATTATTCGAAGGAAAATTAAATGCGGAAAGAGATGTTCTGGAAGCCAAAAGTAATTATGACAAGGCTAAATCGCAATTACAGCGTATTCAGGAAACCTATAAAATTTACAATATCAAATCGGGTGCTATTTATGAAGTCCGTTCTCCGTTAAGCGGTTTTATCATTCAGAAGGACATCAACGAAAATATGTTACTGCGAAACGACCGAAGTGATAATATTTTTGATATCGCCGAAATAAACGATGTTTGGGCTATAGCCAATGTTACCGAAAGCGATATTAATCAGATCAAATTAGGCGAAAATGCCGCGGTTACCACATTGAGTTACCCGGATAAAGTTTTTAACGGTAAAGTGGATAAAATATTTAATATTATCGATCCGGATACGAAAGCAATGAAAGTGCTTATTAAACTGAACAATCCGGAATATGTATTAAAACCGGAAATGCGGGCTTCTATCAAAATTTCCTATATGGAGAGTGATAAAAAAATGTTGGCTGTTCCGACATCCGCTGTCATCTTCGACAAAAGCAAAAATTTCGTAGTAATCTATAAAGACCGTAACAACATCGAAGCGCGTCAGGTTGAAGTTTTCCGCCAGGTTGGTGCTATCACTTATATTTCAAGCGGTATAAACGAAGGCGAAAAAGTAATGACACAAAACCAGTTGTTAGTATACGGTGCCCTAAATGAATAG